A section of the Triticum dicoccoides isolate Atlit2015 ecotype Zavitan chromosome 7A, WEW_v2.0, whole genome shotgun sequence genome encodes:
- the LOC119331013 gene encoding protein TIFY 11e-like gives MAASGSAQSRRFAVACGVLSRCIKAAEARPVVLPLMPGAEVPAEDERAAGPAPASAHMTIFYGGQVLLLDEVPDDRAAELLRVAAAAGSARGDGDLPMARKASLQRSMEKRKGRLAARAVPYSRPDGDTASCNRLTLTL, from the coding sequence ATGGCGGCGTCAGGGAGCGCTCAGAGCCGACGCTTCGCTGTAGCGTGCGGCGTCCTCAGCCGCTGCATCAAGGCGGCCGAGGCGCGGCCGGTGGTCCTCCCCCTCATGCCCGGAGCCGAAGTGCCCGCTGAAGACGAGCGCGCGGCGGGTCCTGCGCCGGCGAGCGCGCACATGACCATCTTCTACGGCGGCCAGGTGCTGTTGCTCGACGAGGTCCCGGACGACAGGGCGGCCGAGCTGCTCCGTGTCGCTGCCGCAGCAGGCAGCGCGCGAGGGGACGGCGACCTGCCCATGGCGAGGAAGGCGTCACTGCAGCGGTCCATGGAGAAGCGCAAGGGGAGGCTCGCCGCGCGCGCCGTCCCCTACAGCCGGCCCGACGGCGACACGGCCTCCTGTAATCGTCTCACGCTTACCCTCTGA